The following are encoded together in the Conger conger chromosome 11, fConCon1.1, whole genome shotgun sequence genome:
- the LOC133140249 gene encoding uncharacterized protein LOC133140249 isoform X2: MQPTSECVVDCVDKRGRGTDLKSLVNDQICSVIVCPTAQRKIFGAPEHTRPQVSNFDDQWSSESEGERGLNEFQRKMRREHQRALASVNKACVVVERNRRKRITVSCNKLRQLLPQVSGVRRDMVTVLEMTVAFLEYVNQATLGYLHREPPDDLCRWWLSETRQRRRLSQRPGCVEERTTCSFRARKNSSALNAVRGEKLSSRVTEPGPLNTPRRLSGISSPHTTLKFYAPSFWYSPTLSPMTSGNPPQISRDCSSPTEDGGLTRLSPSGGGHSPFVGGHVLCVEVLR; the protein is encoded by the exons ATGCAACCTACATCCGAATGTGttgttgattgtgtggacaaAAGGGGAAGAGGTACAGATCTTAAATCACTCGTGAACGACCAGATCTGCTCAGTTATTGTTTGTCCTACGGCTCAGAGGAAAATATTCGGGGCCCCAGAGCACACTCGTCCGCAGGTGTCAAACTTTGATGA CCAGTGGAGCAGTGAgtcggagggagagaggggtttgAATGAGTTTCAGAGGAAGATGAGAAGAGAACATCAGCGGGCACTCGCCTCTGTTAACAAGGCTTGCGTCGTCGTGGAGAGAAACCGCAG GAAACGGATAACTGTGAGCTGTAATAAACTCCGGCAGCTCCTGCCCCAGGTCTCTGGGGTGCGCAGAGACATGGTTACTGTGCTGGAGATGACCGTGGCGTTTCTGGAATACGTTAACCAAGCAACCCTAGGATACCTTCAcagggag CCCCCGGATGATCTATGTCGCTGGTGGCTGTCGGAGActcgtcagaggagaaggctgAGCCAAAGACCGGGCTGCGTGGAGGAGAGGACCACCTGCAGTTTCAGAGCCAG GAAGAACTCCTCTGCTTTGAATGCTGTGCGTGGAGAGAAGTTGAGCAGCAGAG TGACTGAACCAGGCCCTCTGAACACACCTAGAAGGCTGTCCGGCATTTCATCACCGCATACAACCCTGAAATTCTACGCTCCCTCATTCTGGTACTCCCCAACATTGTCACCCATGACTAGTGGAAACCCACCACAAATCAGCAGGGATTGCTCCTCCCCAACAGAG GATGGAGGGCTGACCAGACTCAGCCCGTCCGGTGGAGGACACTCTCCGTTTGTTGGAGGACATGTCCTGTGTGTCGAAGTGCTCCGATAG
- the slc2a6 gene encoding solute carrier family 2, facilitated glucose transporter member 6 isoform X1, whose protein sequence is MDETTPLVQNHPKTTRNTRLFLAVFSAVLGNFNFGFSIVYPSPVIPQLRVIDDPNLRMGTHQVAWFGSIFTLGAAAGGLGTMLLNDRAGRKLSIMLSAVPSTVGYLLMGAARAVWMLHLGRFLTGIAGGMTAASIPVYVSEISHPAVRGILGSCPQITAVCGSLALYALGLVLPWRWLAVAGEVPALVMLVLLCFMPRSPRFLIARGNEADAHRALSWLRGPGSDITAEFSRIQRSVASQKRITWAELGTPFYYKPILIAMVMRFLQQMTGITPILVYLEPIFQLTKVSLEAKYDAALVGAVRLLSIVIAASLMDKAGRKALLFTSGFLMFLSTLSMCMYTHRSSFPALNITSTPALHATPFDASSLIPLISTMVIIFGYTMGWGPVTWLLMSEVLPLAARGVASGLCVAVSWLTAFVLAHVFMHVVEACGLFVPFLFFCVVCVINIIFTAVCVPETRGRSLEEIENFFRTGRTFTIRES, encoded by the exons ATGGACGAGACTACGCCTCTTGTTCAAAATCATCCTAAAACCACAAG AAACACCAGGCTGTTCCTCGCAGTATTTTCCGCAGTTCTGGGAAACTTTAATTTTGGCTTTTCTATAGTGTACCCATCTCCAGTGATACCCCAGCTTCGGGTCATTGACGACCCTAACCTGAGGATGGGTACACATCAGGTGGCTTGGTTTGGG TCGATCTTCACGCTGGGCGCCGCGGCGGGTGGCCTGGGCACCATGCTGCTGAACGACAGGGCGGGCAGGAAGCTGAGCATCATGCTGTCCGCCGTGCCCTCCACCGTGGGCTACCTGCTGATGGGTGCGGCTCGGGCGGTGTGGATGCTGCATCTGGGCCGCTTTCTGACCGGCATCGCGGGGGGCATGACTGCTGCCTCCATCCCT GTGTATGTGTCAGAGATCTCCCATCCAGCAGTCAGGGGGATCCTGGGATCCTGCCCCCAGATCACCGCTGTGTGTGGATCCCTCGCGCTCTACGCTCTTG GTCTGGTGTTGCCATGGCGATGGCTGGCGGTGGCCGGGGAGGTGCCGGCACTCGTCATGCTGGTGCTGCTGTGCTTCATGCCGCGGTCGCCGCGGTTCCTCATCGCCCGGGGGAACGAGGCCGACGCCCACCGGGCGCTCAGCTGGCTCCGGGGCCCGGGCTCCGACATCACGGCCGAGTTCAGCAGGATCCAGAGGAGCGTGGCTTCACAG AAAAGGATAACATGGGCAGAGCTTGGCACGCCGTTCTACTATAAGCCCATCCTGATCGCCATGGTGATGCGGTTCCTACAGCAAATGACGGGGATAACTCCGATCCTTGTGTACCTGGAGCCCATCTTCCAACTGACCAAGGTCTCCCTG gAGGCAAAGTACGACGCCGCTCTGGTGGGTGCGGTGCGACTGCTGTCTATCGTGATCGCAGCCAGTTTAATGGACAAGGCCGGCAGGAAGGCCCTCCTCTTCACATCAG GATTCCTGATGTTCCTCTCAACCCTCAGCATGTGCATGTACACCCACCGCAGTTCTTTCCCTGCCCTCAACATCACCTCCACCCCCGCCTTGCACGCCACGCCCTTTGACGCCTCCAGCCTCATCCCGCTCATAAGCACCATGGTCATCATATTTG GCTACACCATGGGCTGGGGCCCGGTCACCTGGCTGCTGATGTCCGAGGTCTTGCCTCTGGCGGCCAGGGGCGTGGCCTcgggtctgtgtgtggctgtcagCTGGCTGACCGCCTTTGTACTGGCCCATGTCTTCATGCACGTGGTG GAAGCGTGCGGACTGTTTGTGCCGTTTCTGTTCTTctgcgtggtgtgtgtgatcAACATCATCTTCACGGCGGTGTGTGTGCCCGAGACGCGTGGACGCTCCCTGGAGGAGATCGAGAACTTTTTCCGCACCGGTCGCACATTCACCATCAGGGAGTCCTGA
- the slc2a6 gene encoding solute carrier family 2, facilitated glucose transporter member 6 isoform X3 — translation MSIFTLGAAAGGLGTMLLNDRAGRKLSIMLSAVPSTVGYLLMGAARAVWMLHLGRFLTGIAGGMTAASIPVYVSEISHPAVRGILGSCPQITAVCGSLALYALGLVLPWRWLAVAGEVPALVMLVLLCFMPRSPRFLIARGNEADAHRALSWLRGPGSDITAEFSRIQRSVASQKRITWAELGTPFYYKPILIAMVMRFLQQMTGITPILVYLEPIFQLTKVSLEAKYDAALVGAVRLLSIVIAASLMDKAGRKALLFTSGFLMFLSTLSMCMYTHRSSFPALNITSTPALHATPFDASSLIPLISTMVIIFGYTMGWGPVTWLLMSEVLPLAARGVASGLCVAVSWLTAFVLAHVFMHVVEACGLFVPFLFFCVVCVINIIFTAVCVPETRGRSLEEIENFFRTGRTFTIRES, via the exons ATG TCGATCTTCACGCTGGGCGCCGCGGCGGGTGGCCTGGGCACCATGCTGCTGAACGACAGGGCGGGCAGGAAGCTGAGCATCATGCTGTCCGCCGTGCCCTCCACCGTGGGCTACCTGCTGATGGGTGCGGCTCGGGCGGTGTGGATGCTGCATCTGGGCCGCTTTCTGACCGGCATCGCGGGGGGCATGACTGCTGCCTCCATCCCT GTGTATGTGTCAGAGATCTCCCATCCAGCAGTCAGGGGGATCCTGGGATCCTGCCCCCAGATCACCGCTGTGTGTGGATCCCTCGCGCTCTACGCTCTTG GTCTGGTGTTGCCATGGCGATGGCTGGCGGTGGCCGGGGAGGTGCCGGCACTCGTCATGCTGGTGCTGCTGTGCTTCATGCCGCGGTCGCCGCGGTTCCTCATCGCCCGGGGGAACGAGGCCGACGCCCACCGGGCGCTCAGCTGGCTCCGGGGCCCGGGCTCCGACATCACGGCCGAGTTCAGCAGGATCCAGAGGAGCGTGGCTTCACAG AAAAGGATAACATGGGCAGAGCTTGGCACGCCGTTCTACTATAAGCCCATCCTGATCGCCATGGTGATGCGGTTCCTACAGCAAATGACGGGGATAACTCCGATCCTTGTGTACCTGGAGCCCATCTTCCAACTGACCAAGGTCTCCCTG gAGGCAAAGTACGACGCCGCTCTGGTGGGTGCGGTGCGACTGCTGTCTATCGTGATCGCAGCCAGTTTAATGGACAAGGCCGGCAGGAAGGCCCTCCTCTTCACATCAG GATTCCTGATGTTCCTCTCAACCCTCAGCATGTGCATGTACACCCACCGCAGTTCTTTCCCTGCCCTCAACATCACCTCCACCCCCGCCTTGCACGCCACGCCCTTTGACGCCTCCAGCCTCATCCCGCTCATAAGCACCATGGTCATCATATTTG GCTACACCATGGGCTGGGGCCCGGTCACCTGGCTGCTGATGTCCGAGGTCTTGCCTCTGGCGGCCAGGGGCGTGGCCTcgggtctgtgtgtggctgtcagCTGGCTGACCGCCTTTGTACTGGCCCATGTCTTCATGCACGTGGTG GAAGCGTGCGGACTGTTTGTGCCGTTTCTGTTCTTctgcgtggtgtgtgtgatcAACATCATCTTCACGGCGGTGTGTGTGCCCGAGACGCGTGGACGCTCCCTGGAGGAGATCGAGAACTTTTTCCGCACCGGTCGCACATTCACCATCAGGGAGTCCTGA
- the slc2a6 gene encoding solute carrier family 2, facilitated glucose transporter member 6 isoform X2 → MGTHQVAWFGSIFTLGAAAGGLGTMLLNDRAGRKLSIMLSAVPSTVGYLLMGAARAVWMLHLGRFLTGIAGGMTAASIPVYVSEISHPAVRGILGSCPQITAVCGSLALYALGLVLPWRWLAVAGEVPALVMLVLLCFMPRSPRFLIARGNEADAHRALSWLRGPGSDITAEFSRIQRSVASQKRITWAELGTPFYYKPILIAMVMRFLQQMTGITPILVYLEPIFQLTKVSLEAKYDAALVGAVRLLSIVIAASLMDKAGRKALLFTSGFLMFLSTLSMCMYTHRSSFPALNITSTPALHATPFDASSLIPLISTMVIIFGYTMGWGPVTWLLMSEVLPLAARGVASGLCVAVSWLTAFVLAHVFMHVVEACGLFVPFLFFCVVCVINIIFTAVCVPETRGRSLEEIENFFRTGRTFTIRES, encoded by the exons ATGGGTACACATCAGGTGGCTTGGTTTGGG TCGATCTTCACGCTGGGCGCCGCGGCGGGTGGCCTGGGCACCATGCTGCTGAACGACAGGGCGGGCAGGAAGCTGAGCATCATGCTGTCCGCCGTGCCCTCCACCGTGGGCTACCTGCTGATGGGTGCGGCTCGGGCGGTGTGGATGCTGCATCTGGGCCGCTTTCTGACCGGCATCGCGGGGGGCATGACTGCTGCCTCCATCCCT GTGTATGTGTCAGAGATCTCCCATCCAGCAGTCAGGGGGATCCTGGGATCCTGCCCCCAGATCACCGCTGTGTGTGGATCCCTCGCGCTCTACGCTCTTG GTCTGGTGTTGCCATGGCGATGGCTGGCGGTGGCCGGGGAGGTGCCGGCACTCGTCATGCTGGTGCTGCTGTGCTTCATGCCGCGGTCGCCGCGGTTCCTCATCGCCCGGGGGAACGAGGCCGACGCCCACCGGGCGCTCAGCTGGCTCCGGGGCCCGGGCTCCGACATCACGGCCGAGTTCAGCAGGATCCAGAGGAGCGTGGCTTCACAG AAAAGGATAACATGGGCAGAGCTTGGCACGCCGTTCTACTATAAGCCCATCCTGATCGCCATGGTGATGCGGTTCCTACAGCAAATGACGGGGATAACTCCGATCCTTGTGTACCTGGAGCCCATCTTCCAACTGACCAAGGTCTCCCTG gAGGCAAAGTACGACGCCGCTCTGGTGGGTGCGGTGCGACTGCTGTCTATCGTGATCGCAGCCAGTTTAATGGACAAGGCCGGCAGGAAGGCCCTCCTCTTCACATCAG GATTCCTGATGTTCCTCTCAACCCTCAGCATGTGCATGTACACCCACCGCAGTTCTTTCCCTGCCCTCAACATCACCTCCACCCCCGCCTTGCACGCCACGCCCTTTGACGCCTCCAGCCTCATCCCGCTCATAAGCACCATGGTCATCATATTTG GCTACACCATGGGCTGGGGCCCGGTCACCTGGCTGCTGATGTCCGAGGTCTTGCCTCTGGCGGCCAGGGGCGTGGCCTcgggtctgtgtgtggctgtcagCTGGCTGACCGCCTTTGTACTGGCCCATGTCTTCATGCACGTGGTG GAAGCGTGCGGACTGTTTGTGCCGTTTCTGTTCTTctgcgtggtgtgtgtgatcAACATCATCTTCACGGCGGTGTGTGTGCCCGAGACGCGTGGACGCTCCCTGGAGGAGATCGAGAACTTTTTCCGCACCGGTCGCACATTCACCATCAGGGAGTCCTGA
- the slc2a6 gene encoding solute carrier family 2, facilitated glucose transporter member 6 isoform X4, which translates to MLLNDRAGRKLSIMLSAVPSTVGYLLMGAARAVWMLHLGRFLTGIAGGMTAASIPVYVSEISHPAVRGILGSCPQITAVCGSLALYALGLVLPWRWLAVAGEVPALVMLVLLCFMPRSPRFLIARGNEADAHRALSWLRGPGSDITAEFSRIQRSVASQKRITWAELGTPFYYKPILIAMVMRFLQQMTGITPILVYLEPIFQLTKVSLEAKYDAALVGAVRLLSIVIAASLMDKAGRKALLFTSGFLMFLSTLSMCMYTHRSSFPALNITSTPALHATPFDASSLIPLISTMVIIFGYTMGWGPVTWLLMSEVLPLAARGVASGLCVAVSWLTAFVLAHVFMHVVEACGLFVPFLFFCVVCVINIIFTAVCVPETRGRSLEEIENFFRTGRTFTIRES; encoded by the exons ATGCTGCTGAACGACAGGGCGGGCAGGAAGCTGAGCATCATGCTGTCCGCCGTGCCCTCCACCGTGGGCTACCTGCTGATGGGTGCGGCTCGGGCGGTGTGGATGCTGCATCTGGGCCGCTTTCTGACCGGCATCGCGGGGGGCATGACTGCTGCCTCCATCCCT GTGTATGTGTCAGAGATCTCCCATCCAGCAGTCAGGGGGATCCTGGGATCCTGCCCCCAGATCACCGCTGTGTGTGGATCCCTCGCGCTCTACGCTCTTG GTCTGGTGTTGCCATGGCGATGGCTGGCGGTGGCCGGGGAGGTGCCGGCACTCGTCATGCTGGTGCTGCTGTGCTTCATGCCGCGGTCGCCGCGGTTCCTCATCGCCCGGGGGAACGAGGCCGACGCCCACCGGGCGCTCAGCTGGCTCCGGGGCCCGGGCTCCGACATCACGGCCGAGTTCAGCAGGATCCAGAGGAGCGTGGCTTCACAG AAAAGGATAACATGGGCAGAGCTTGGCACGCCGTTCTACTATAAGCCCATCCTGATCGCCATGGTGATGCGGTTCCTACAGCAAATGACGGGGATAACTCCGATCCTTGTGTACCTGGAGCCCATCTTCCAACTGACCAAGGTCTCCCTG gAGGCAAAGTACGACGCCGCTCTGGTGGGTGCGGTGCGACTGCTGTCTATCGTGATCGCAGCCAGTTTAATGGACAAGGCCGGCAGGAAGGCCCTCCTCTTCACATCAG GATTCCTGATGTTCCTCTCAACCCTCAGCATGTGCATGTACACCCACCGCAGTTCTTTCCCTGCCCTCAACATCACCTCCACCCCCGCCTTGCACGCCACGCCCTTTGACGCCTCCAGCCTCATCCCGCTCATAAGCACCATGGTCATCATATTTG GCTACACCATGGGCTGGGGCCCGGTCACCTGGCTGCTGATGTCCGAGGTCTTGCCTCTGGCGGCCAGGGGCGTGGCCTcgggtctgtgtgtggctgtcagCTGGCTGACCGCCTTTGTACTGGCCCATGTCTTCATGCACGTGGTG GAAGCGTGCGGACTGTTTGTGCCGTTTCTGTTCTTctgcgtggtgtgtgtgatcAACATCATCTTCACGGCGGTGTGTGTGCCCGAGACGCGTGGACGCTCCCTGGAGGAGATCGAGAACTTTTTCCGCACCGGTCGCACATTCACCATCAGGGAGTCCTGA
- the LOC133140249 gene encoding uncharacterized protein LOC133140249 isoform X1 produces MQPTSECVVDCVDKRGRGTDLKSLVNDQICSVIVCPTAQRKIFGAPEHTRPQVSNFDDQWSSESEGERGLNEFQRKMRREHQRALASVNKACVVVERNRRKRITVSCNKLRQLLPQVSGVRRDMVTVLEMTVAFLEYVNQATLGYLHREPPDDLCRWWLSETRQRRRLSQRPGCVEERTTCSFRARKNSSALNAVRGEKLSSRVTEPGPLNTPRRLSGISSPHSTLKFYAPSFWYSPTLSPMTSGNPPQISRDCSSPTEDGGLTRLSPSGGGHSPFVGGHVLCVEVLR; encoded by the exons ATGCAACCTACATCCGAATGTGttgttgattgtgtggacaaAAGGGGAAGAGGTACAGATCTTAAATCACTCGTGAACGACCAGATCTGCTCAGTTATTGTTTGTCCTACGGCTCAGAGGAAAATATTCGGGGCCCCAGAGCACACTCGTCCGCAGGTGTCAAACTTTGATGA CCAGTGGAGCAGTGAgtcggagggagagaggggtttgAATGAGTTTCAGAGGAAGATGAGAAGAGAACATCAGCGGGCACTCGCCTCTGTTAACAAGGCTTGCGTCGTCGTGGAGAGAAACCGCAG GAAACGGATAACTGTGAGCTGTAATAAACTCCGGCAGCTCCTGCCCCAGGTCTCTGGGGTGCGCAGAGACATGGTTACTGTGCTGGAGATGACCGTGGCGTTTCTGGAATACGTTAACCAAGCAACCCTAGGATACCTTCAcagggag CCCCCGGATGATCTATGTCGCTGGTGGCTGTCGGAGActcgtcagaggagaaggctgAGCCAAAGACCGGGCTGCGTGGAGGAGAGGACCACCTGCAGTTTCAGAGCCAG GAAGAACTCCTCTGCTTTGAATGCTGTGCGTGGAGAGAAGTTGAGCAGCAGAG TGACTGAACCAGGCCCTCTGAACACACCTAGAAGGCTGTCTGGCATTTCATCACCGCATTCAACCCTGAAATTCTACGCTCCCTCATTCTGGTACTCCCCAACATTGTCACCCATGACTAGTGGAAACCCACCACAAATCAGCAGGGATTGCTCCTCCCCAACAGAG GACGGAGGGCTGACCAGACTCAGCCCGTCCGGTGGAGGACACTCTCCGTTTGTTGGAGGACATGTCCTGTGTGTCGAAGTGCTCCGATAG